One Lysobacter enzymogenes DNA segment encodes these proteins:
- a CDS encoding amidohydrolase family protein: MQSRTARLRSLLRRAASQHMDDVLSDEDIVAGVTIVPATMVGWDPYLGSIEAGKWADLLVLEGAGDEPYARLLEAKETAIRAVVIDGRVRLAEVDGLVTYSPLSAEQISIGGKPYVIDLAEAGPSGAGGMTLADAIEHIRFGLSKLPEFEKAGKKELFLAG; the protein is encoded by the coding sequence GTGCAATCGCGTACGGCTCGCCTCAGATCGCTGTTGAGACGAGCTGCGAGTCAGCACATGGACGACGTGCTCAGCGATGAGGACATTGTCGCAGGCGTCACGATTGTCCCTGCCACCATGGTGGGATGGGATCCCTACTTGGGGAGCATCGAGGCGGGGAAGTGGGCTGACTTGCTTGTCCTGGAAGGCGCGGGCGATGAGCCGTATGCGCGTCTGCTGGAGGCCAAAGAGACAGCTATCCGAGCCGTGGTTATCGATGGTCGGGTACGTTTGGCTGAGGTCGATGGGCTGGTCACCTACAGCCCGCTGTCGGCGGAGCAGATCAGTATCGGTGGCAAGCCGTACGTGATTGACCTGGCAGAGGCAGGGCCAAGCGGCGCTGGCGGGATGACACTGGCTGATGCCATTGAGCACATCCGGTTTGGATTGTCGAAGCTGCCCGAGTTCGAAAAAGCAGGGAAGAAGGAACTTTTCCTGGCAGGTTAA
- a CDS encoding helix-turn-helix transcriptional regulator, producing the protein MAPPNRTPLSHARSFGHRREAAGFSQEAYADSISMHRTYYSAIERGKKTCSWIPLRRSARG; encoded by the coding sequence ATCGCACCGCCCAATCGAACCCCTCTCTCTCATGCGCGCTCATTTGGGCATAGACGCGAGGCCGCAGGATTCAGTCAGGAGGCATACGCCGACTCAATAAGCATGCACCGGACCTATTACAGCGCCATCGAACGAGGCAAAAAAACATGCAGTTGGATACCCTTGAGAAGATCTGCAAGGGG